A window from Planococcus maritimus encodes these proteins:
- the purE gene encoding 5-(carboxyamino)imidazole ribonucleotide mutase: MNPRIGIIMGSSSDWETMKHACDVLDELKIGYEKKVISAHRTPDLMFSYAEEARAKGLHVIIAGAGGAAHLPGMVAAKTTLPVIGVPVQSKALNGLDSLLSIVQMPGGVPVATVAIGKAGAINAGLLAAQILGTVDTDAAQALEERRKRTAEAVLESSGDLV; the protein is encoded by the coding sequence ATGAATCCGCGAATTGGCATTATTATGGGAAGCTCGAGTGATTGGGAAACGATGAAACATGCTTGCGATGTGCTAGATGAATTGAAAATCGGTTATGAGAAAAAAGTGATATCAGCTCATCGAACACCTGACTTGATGTTCAGCTATGCTGAGGAAGCGCGTGCCAAGGGCTTGCATGTTATTATTGCAGGCGCTGGAGGAGCTGCTCATCTACCGGGGATGGTTGCAGCAAAGACTACCCTGCCGGTCATTGGGGTTCCTGTGCAATCGAAAGCATTGAATGGCTTGGATTCCTTGTTATCGATAGTTCAAATGCCTGGCGGAGTGCCGGTCGCAACGGTAGCAATTGGGAAAGCCGGCGCAATTAACGCGGGACTACTGGCTGCCCAAATTCTTGGAACGGTGGATACTGATGCGGCCCAAGCACTAGAAGAAAGACGAAAACGAACTGCGGAAGCCGTTTTGGAAAGTTCAGGTGATTTGGTGTGA
- the purK gene encoding 5-(carboxyamino)imidazole ribonucleotide synthase — protein MTRTILPGQTIGIIGGGQLGRMMALAAKEAGFKIAVLDPGMDSPTGQVADVQIVAPFNDAQALEELAEVSDVITYEFENIDVDGLRHLSEIAYVPQGAELIGITQNRILEKQAIREAGVPVANYIEASSFDELQKQIAHLEYPFVVKTARGGYDGKGQQMVENEKQLAAAEALFQTGDCVAEAFIDFTMEISVVIQRNTLGETAILPIGENIHKNHILHQTVVPARVSEETLTKAKVAAEAIAEHLQMIGTLAVEMFVLPNGEILVNELAPRPHNSGHYSIEATNISQFHQHIRAICGWPLREPKLWSPAVMVNVLGEHVAQLTTKIAHYPDWSIHLYGKDEAKHKRKMGHVTILTEDVNQTLQEIDASGIWPE, from the coding sequence GTGACTAGAACAATCTTACCGGGTCAAACTATCGGGATTATCGGTGGAGGGCAGTTAGGCCGCATGATGGCGTTAGCTGCTAAGGAAGCCGGCTTTAAAATTGCTGTCTTGGATCCAGGTATGGATTCGCCGACGGGGCAAGTAGCAGATGTTCAAATCGTTGCCCCTTTTAATGATGCACAAGCTTTGGAAGAACTAGCGGAAGTGAGTGACGTCATTACGTATGAGTTTGAAAACATTGATGTAGACGGGCTTCGCCACTTATCTGAAATCGCCTATGTGCCACAAGGGGCTGAGCTGATTGGGATCACGCAAAACCGGATTCTTGAAAAGCAGGCTATCCGTGAGGCTGGAGTTCCCGTAGCGAATTATATAGAAGCTTCTTCTTTCGATGAATTGCAAAAGCAGATCGCTCATTTGGAGTATCCCTTTGTCGTTAAAACGGCTAGAGGTGGTTATGACGGGAAAGGCCAGCAAATGGTGGAGAATGAAAAACAATTGGCAGCAGCTGAAGCCTTATTTCAAACCGGAGATTGTGTAGCGGAAGCGTTTATAGATTTTACGATGGAAATATCTGTTGTGATCCAGCGCAATACACTAGGTGAAACAGCTATATTGCCAATAGGAGAAAATATCCATAAAAACCATATATTGCATCAAACGGTAGTTCCGGCACGTGTTAGCGAAGAAACGTTAACGAAGGCGAAAGTGGCAGCAGAGGCGATAGCCGAACATCTGCAAATGATCGGGACTTTGGCTGTCGAAATGTTTGTACTGCCGAATGGGGAAATTCTGGTGAATGAATTGGCGCCTCGCCCTCATAATTCGGGACATTATTCAATAGAAGCAACGAATATCTCGCAGTTTCATCAGCACATCCGCGCTATTTGCGGCTGGCCATTACGTGAACCGAAGCTGTGGAGCCCTGCTGTGATGGTGAATGTATTAGGTGAACATGTAGCGCAGCTGACGACGAAAATCGCGCATTACCCGGACTGGTCAATTCATCTATACGGAAAAGACGAAGCGAAGCATAAACGCAAGATGGGGCATGTGACCATTTTGACAGAAGACGTAAATCAGACATTACAAGAAATCGACGCATCTGGCATTTGGCCGGAATAA
- a CDS encoding NETI motif-containing protein — MNKKTLWFEVQEHETMEDCLDRMKREGYMAVGRKEEPLFEEVNGEPVPVRQIIKFKGNKIEN, encoded by the coding sequence ATGAATAAAAAAACACTCTGGTTTGAAGTGCAGGAACATGAAACAATGGAAGACTGCCTAGACCGGATGAAACGAGAGGGTTACATGGCTGTTGGGCGAAAAGAAGAGCCCTTATTCGAGGAAGTTAACGGAGAACCCGTACCCGTTCGTCAGATTATCAAGTTCAAAGGGAATAAAATCGAAAATTAG